The DNA sequence TTCATTGTTTACTCTAAAACCAGAAATTAAATACGCTGTAAACACAGCAAATATAATAGCGGTTGTTAATCTATAAATAGACAGTTTCTTTAATGGTGAATCATGCGGGAATTTTATTTTTCCAAATAGATACAATGTCAACCCTCCAAAAATGATAATCCAAATAACTAAAAAGGGTTCAATTTTTAAAAAATTCCAATGGGCCACCAAATCAGCATTCGATAAAAACTTAAATGCCAATGCCAATTCTAAAAAACCCAATACTACTTTTGTTGTGTTTAACCAACCTCCAGATTTTGGCAAAGCATTCATCATATTAGGAAACATAGCAAACAAGGCAAAAGGCAAGCCTAAGGAAACTCCAAATCCTGCCATACCAGCTGTAAGCTGCCATGCACCGCCATCAGCCGTTAAAGAACCAGCCAACAACGACCCTAATATAGGACCTGTACAAGAAAATGACACAATGGCTAAAGTTAATGCCATAAAGAAAATACCTATTAAACCTCCAGAACTTTCTCCTTGAGTTGTTTTATTTGTCCAACTTGCTGGCAAAGTCAACTCATAATATCCAAAAAATGAAAATGCGAAGAACACAAAAATTAAAAAGAAAACAATATTTAACCAAACATTGGTAGAAATTTCGTTTAATATGTCTGGGTTTAAAGAATCTAATAAATGAAATGGCACACTCAATAGTATATACACCGCAAAAATAAAGAAACCGTAAAGTAGTGCTTTTGACACACCAGAGCCTTTATTTTGCCCACTTTTTTTTGTAAAAAAACTAACCGTCAAAGGTATCATGGGAAACACACAAGGTGTTAATAAGGCTAACAAACCACCTAAAAAACCTAAAGCAAAAACTCCCCATAATGATTTTTCTTTTGTTTCTGTTACTACAACTACTTCCTTTCCACAATCACTGGTAGGTTTTATCAACTCATTTTTTGACAAGCCATACAACAATGCATTGGTAACAGCATCATCTATTACGGGTGCTTGTTCTTCCATAGCATTATCTACAGGAGTATTTGATATATTAAAAATTAAATCTACTTCTGTTGGTGGCGAGCACCTAACATCATCACATGCCATAAATTCAACAGAAGCTTTTATGGTATTTATATTATTTAATATTTCAACTTTTTGAACAAAAACAGCCTTATTATCAAAATGCTTGATTCGCATTTCAAAAACAGGATCATCTACCGTTATTCCTTCTTCTTCAGAAGTGTTGCCGATTAACTTATAATCATCATTTACAACATAACTAAACGTTGTTGGAATGGGGCCACCGTCAGGCACACTTTGGGCATACAAATGAGACCCAGCCTCAATAGTAGCTGTAGATATTAAATGGTATTCGGTATCCGATATTTTTTCAACAGATGCAGACCACTTTACAGGGTTGTACATTTGTGCGGTAGCATAGAATTGACAAAAAAATATAACTATAAAAGCGAAAGTTGCTTTTTTCATAATGTCTTGTTTTTGCTAATTAGTGTTAAACAGAACCTAAACCTTTCAATAAAAAATAATTAAGATTATGAATCTGTAAAAATAGCATAAAAACACAAGTTGATATGTTAGTATAATACTAAAATTAAAGAAATACAGTCTCTACATACTATGAAACTCAATTAAATTAGCTTCGTAATATTGATTACCTAATTTTGTTAATAAATTTTTAATGATATTACTATCACCTGCAACTGCTATAGCAGAATAACCAACATTGTTTAGTTTTCCTAACCTTAAATCTTTAATATTAATATTTTTTGAGGCCAAAGCAGAAAGTAATATTAATAAAACCCCTGGGGCATTATGGTGTTTTGTAAGAATCACCTTTTCACTCAGTGCTAAATTTAAATTTACACCATCCATTTCCAACAAATAAACACCTTCACGATAATAGTTTGGCAACTCGGCATTTTCTTTGTACGTTAAATTAGTAAAAAGTCCAGCATCGGTGCCATTAATAAAATCAATAGCACTTTGAACGTTTCCATTTTCACTTTCAAGAGATAAAAATGCCATAGCTGTGCCATCATTATTGGATTTTAAACGTGCTGTTTCAACATTAATACCCTCTGAAGCCAATGTATTGAAAAGTGATGAAATGACCCCTGGTCTATCCAAATGTTCTGAAAATAAACCATTAACCTTATTTTTGGATGGTTTGGGGATGTCATTGGTAACAGTAATGGATTTTCCCCATTTCCGAATTCTAATGGCGTTATAATCCCCCATACTGGTAGCATTTTTATAAATATCTACAAATTCTGAGAATGAACCACCAAATGAAAAATCCGGAATGATTCTTCTATGTTCATCATCCAATCTTTGATTTAACAATTCAATACCCTTATTTAAAACGGTATATTTCACCTTTAGCTCATGATCATCAAAAATGGTACGGTTTTCAGGTATTAATTTTGAATAACTCACATAACTCTCATAACCAGCTTCATGAATATATTCTAAACTTTCTTTAAAATTTAAACCATAATAGCGCACATGATGTGTATCTGTTCCAACACAAACTGGAATTTGAAGTTCGTTAGCATGTCTTAAAATACTTTGTACTGGATATACCCCTACACCTTTAAACTTACCTGCCATATTTACATCCAATGACAAGTTTCTATCGGCAATAAGTTCTAAAAGTGTTCTGAATTTATTTGCTAATGGATGCGCACTCGTTTCAAAATTCACCAATGCTTCTGGCATATCTACATTCAATTTGGGTAAATCTATATGGCCAATAATTTGGATCATATTTCCAAAACTCTCAATCATCTGAATCATTTCATTAAAATAGCCATCCCAATAAGCCTCTAAACTTCCTCGAATTTTCAACAATTCAAGTGCTTCTTCTTTTGAACCATCGTAAGGTAAACCTTCAGGTGCAAAATGAACAGATCCAATAACGTAGTCAGCATCTTCAGCCTGAAATATTTTTGATCGACTCCATTGCAAGCCTAAATCTGGCCCCATCCATTCTAACTCAACACCATATTTAATATTGATACGTCCTTCATATTTTTTACGAAGATTAGCAATGCGCTTAGGATAGTTTAAATAAGATTTATTACCCCTAATAAATTTAACGTTCGTTTCTCTTTCTGCAATATATCTAAAACTCGTTAGCCTTGGCGAATGAATAACGAACGTGATACTTGGATGCCTGGCTGCTATGGCTTTATCAATAATATCTTCTAATTTATCAATTCCATGTTTTACATGATCTTGCTCTGTACCAGCATGAATACCATGCGTTTCCCAAATAAATTCATTGAATTTTCTCATCAATCAATACGCTTTAAATTGTGCTTCATATAATCTCCAAATTTAATGATTGGAATGGAATTATGAGTTATAATTTAATGGTTTTATATAAAAACTAAAAACAACACTCTTCATAACTCAGTATTTCAATACAGATAAATTATACCTAAATAAAAAGCCAATGCGTGAAAAACATTGGCTTTTATAACTATATCATATATCCTAAAATAGGATTAATGAATTAACAATTTGTATTGACTTAGGCTAAAGAGATACTTTTGTACCTGTAAAGGTTCCATCAAAAATATCTAAAATAGAATTATCTTTTTTACCATTAGCAATGTAAGTTGGAATATTTTTAGCTGCCGCTTTTTGTGCATAATCTAACTTTGATCCCATACCTCCTCTGCCTTCGCCTTCGGTTTTATCGTTTTCTTTAATATACTTATCTAAATTTTCTTCTGGATCTACATTTTCAACAAGGCTGCTATCTTTAGCATCTGGATGCCCTGTATACAGTCCATCAATATCTGTTAGTATAATAAGTTTGTCTGCATTTATTAATTCTGCAATTAAACTTGCAAGCTCATCATTGTCTGAAAACATAGACATGGTAACCGATACAGCATCATCCTCATTAGCAATAGGAATAACACCTTCTTGTAACAAACCTTCACAACAATTAATCATATTTTGCCTGTGAATTCCTGGACTAAAATCTCGTTTAGTAGGCAAAACCTGAGCACATTTCATCCCAAAATCATTAAAAATATTATAATAGTGACGCATCATTCGCGGCTGACCAATTGCAGAATACACTTGACGTCTTTGGGTGTCGTTTTTTATTTTGGATTTTCCTAAAACCTCTTTTCCTGCAATAACAGACCCCGAAGAAACTAAAATAGTCATTATATCTCGTTCATAAAGTTCTGAAATTTGCCTCACCAATTCTCTTAAAACGGGTCTTAGTATTCTATTATCCTTGTTAGTCATAACGTTGGTACCAACCTTAATAACAATTCTTTCTTTATACATGTTTTTATTTTTTACCCAGTTCTACTGCACGATTAAAAGCAGCAAATGCAGCTTCTTGTATTAATTTATTAACATTGTTGGCATCCATAGAATCTAGGGCTGCTTGTGTTGTTCCACCTTTAGACGCTACTTTTTCCATCCATGCTTTAGGAGTAATATTGTACTGATTAAAAAGTTCTACAGCACCTTTAAAAGTTTGACTTACCAATAGCGTTCCTTCTTCTTTTGAAAAACCCATTTCTGTAGCTGCTTCCATCATACTTTGCATAAAATAAAACACATAAGCAGGACCACTTCCTGAAATTCCTGTAGAAGCATCAATAAACCGTTCACTTGTTACTTGAATAGATTTTCCTGTGGTATTTAATAAATCCTCAACAATTAAAGCCTCATCATTAGAAACCTCTTTTGTGGCTATAAAAGAAGTTAACCCCTGACCAATTTGAGCAGGTAAGTTAGGCATAGCTCTTACAACTTTAGTTAAGCCTGTCCCTTCTTGAATGGTTTGTATGGTAACACCTGCCATAACAGAAACAGCTATTTGTTTGGGGTTTAAAAATAATTTTATTTCCTCAAATACACTTTCGGAGTGATAAGGTTTTACTGCTATAAAAATAATATCTGCTTGTGGCACACAATCTTTAAAATCTTCAAAAGCATCAAAATATGAAATCTGATGTAGTTCTTTGAGCTTTTCTTCTGACTTGTCTAAAACCATAATGTTTTCATTGTTAAGACGTTTTGATTTTGACATGCCTTCAGCATATGTAAGCCCCATGTTTCCAGCGCCTATTACTAGTACTTTCATGTATATATTAATTAGTTAGTGTAATGTAGTGAATTTATAAAAAAAAAGAGTTAAACAAACAACATACTTTCTTTGTTAATTCTTTTATCTTCAAAATACATTTCTTTATTTTTCTTTATTGTTGCTACAGGTAATCCGAATATATATTTTTTAACGTAAGTTATTCGGGTTATAATTTCAAACATTTTTTTCGAACTTCGTTTTCTATAGGTCGTTTTTCTTCTTATTTGTATAATTTTCATTCTATGCTTTTTTAATTTAATAAATATTGAGTTTTAAATAGGTTATCGTTCTAAAACCATTTCAATATTTTTAGGTTTAAACCCACTGTTTTTAAATAATTTAACCACTGGATTGTTTTTATTAATATGTAGAGCTATATCTCCCCTACAATAATTTATAGTATAATTTATTAATTCTTTAGCTATGCCTTTTCCTCTATATTCTTTTTTTACTGCCACATTAACCAATATGTTTTCTGGAATGTATTCTTTCATACCTGTTTTGTTAATGACTAAAGCTCCCAAAATATCACTTTTATGTTCCATAACAAACACATAGCCACCAAGTCCAGGTATTTCTTTTGCTGCATACAACAAAGATTTTTTGACTGCACTTTTGCTATCGCCATATTCTCCTGAATTTTCATGCAAAAAATTGGCTATACGATTTATATCATTGATTGACAACCTTGTAAAGGCATCAAAGGTTTTTATAATCATTGACTTTAATTATTTATTACCGAGCAATTAACATTACTACAGTAAATAGTGATAAATTAATACAAGTAGAAAGAATTAAATATTTAATAAAATAGATATTTAACTAATGTAAACTGAATAAATCAAAAAAAGAGGAAACTCTTATAATTAACGAGCAGGAGGAATAAATTTACTAGACTGGGTTCTAAAAACTAGAAAGTTAAAATTGAATATTCTTTGATTTCGCTTTTCATGAATGCTTGTTATCATGGTGCAAAAATACAAAAAGCCCTTCCCTTTAGCAAGAAAACCTTGTTAATATACTTATAAATAATATAATGGCTACTTTATAACCATAAAAAAGCCCCCATAAATGGAGGCTATATTTTTTATAATTTCTGTCCAATTAAGCTGAAACAGTAGTATTTAATTTTGAGCTCAATTCCATAGAAATAGATGAACGGTCAAACTTTAATTTTCCAGACATGGTTTCTAAAACACAAGTTCCATCTTTATCATTTAACTCTAAAATTTTACCGTGTAGTCCACTTTTGGTAATTATTTTATCGCCTTTTTTTAATTCGGCATTAAACTTTTTTTCTTTTTTTGCGCGTTTCATTTGTGGCGCAATCATGAAGAAATACACAACCACAAACATCAAAATAAACGGCATAAACTTACTTAACTCTTCCATTGTCTGTTTTTATTAATTAAAATCGTTATTAATCGTGGTTATGGCCTTCGTGCCCAGGTTGCGTACTATACTTAACCTGTTGTTGAACTGGAGAATTAACACCTGGAGCTGCTGGAGCCACTTGACTAGTTGCTGTTGGTGTATTTGGGTCTGGTTTTACAAAGGCCGTAATTTTAACTGTTTCGGTACCTTTTTCTGTATTTGCAGTAACAGTAATGGTTTTAGACACTTTGTTAGCACCACTTCCATTAAATTCTACCGTAAATTCTCCCGACTCACCGACAGCTAAAGGCTCTCTACTCCAATCTTGAGGTACTGTACAACCACAAGAACTTTTAATATCTGTAATTACCAAAGGAGCTTCTCCTGTATTTTTATATTTAAAAACCGTTTTAACGGCTGTTTTTGCTTCAATTTCTCCAAAATCATGCTCTACTTTATCAAATTCAATCACTGGAAATTTAGATGAATTAGCATCTCTTTCTGCTGCTGCTGCAACATTAGTTTCATTAATTTTTTTTGAGGCATTCTCTTTACAAGAAGTAAAAGCTACTAAACAAAGTGTACTGAATCCTAAAATTACTTTTTTCATGTGGAATGGGTTTATTGTTTTAATTTATTTATGTAACATCCTATCAATTTATCCTTGTTAACAATAAGAATTTTATCCAAAATGTTTCATGATTTTAACTATAATTTAAGCTGTAAAAGTAGCAATTAATATAGTCGATTTAAAATTTTTATTAATTTGTTAACATTATCTTACATCAAACCACGACCTACTTTATTGAGCTTACCGTCTGCTTCATATTCTTTTACCAATTTGTCTAAAATACCATTTATAAAAATACTACTTTTTGGAGTGGAATATTCTTTAGCTATTTCTAAATACTCATTCATAGTAACTTTTACTGGTATTGATGGAAATTTTTGAAGCTCACAAATTGCCATTTGTAACAATACAAAATCCACATCAGCAATTCGATCAGAATCCCAATTCTGGGTTTTTAAATCAATTTCTTTATTTAATGCTGTTGTATTTAGAAGTGTTTTTCTAAATAATTGGATAGCAAATTGCTTATCATCATCATCTTTATACAGCTTGGGTACAAAGTAATTATCTATTGGATTTGACTTAAGTTTTCTAAGTTGTTTTAAAATTGTAGTATTTACCGTTGGTAAATCATCAAGCCATGTTAAATTTTTATCTTCAATATAGTCGTATAACTTATCATTGGGAGCTATAATATCTTTAAAAATATCTACAACAAAATCCTTGTCTTCCTTAAAATCAGAAACTCTTGTTGCCATATATTCGTGATACAAATCACTGGAAATAATTGCTTTGAATATAACTTCAACATACTCACCATCTAAATCCCAGTAATTTATATTGTTCTTTTCAAAAGCATTTTTTAAAGATAAATCTTCTTTAATAAACTGGAATACTTGATTGTTTACAAACTTTCTGTTCGGATCTTTATCTGCAGCAGTAGCTAAATGTTTCTTTTGTTTTTTTTGAAGATCGTCTTCGGCTCTTTTTTGAACCTCGATTAAAAGCGACAATAAAAGTAAATACAAATTATACATATTATCAATGCTAAACAACAAAAATTTTTGGTCTTTACTTAAATCATCACTTTCGCTACCTTTAAAAGCATAAATTGTTTGCATTACTTTTATACGAATATGTCTTCTATTTAACATACTTACAAAGAACTTTAATTATTAATGGGTTATTTTTATCCATTTTCAGTTGGCAAAAATAATATTATTTTAAATGAATAACCTGATTTTATTCATTTATTATCCAATTCTAAAATTAGATTATATTTAACAATCAAGCAATCCCTATAAACCTAATTTTTGTTTTTATTGCCTTATCTTTGCTAACTCAAATGGAAGCGCCATTCTACTTAATAACAACCCAAACTGTAAATGAAGGAATTACAGCACCTTAACAAATACTTTTTAAAATACAAAAAACACCTTTTAATTGGAATTGTAATTACTATAATTGCTCGGATTTTTTTGTTATTCACACCTCGATACATTAAAAAGATTTTTGAAGTTGTAGAAAAACATCAAAAAGGATTAGGAGAAAGCTCCATTCAATCTGAACTTATTGAAATCATTCTATACATTGTAGGTGCGGCTATTATAGCTGGTATTTTTACATTTTTAATGCGTCAAACCATTATCAATGTCTCAAGATATATTGAGTATGACTTAAAAAACGAAATCTACAATCAGTATCAAAAACTATCTTTAAACTTTTATAAAAAGAACAGAACAGGTGATTTAATGAATCGTATTAGTGAGGATGTTGGACGCGTACGCATGTATGCAGGACCAGCTATTATGTATAGTATAAACACCATTACACTATTTGTAATTGCACTTATTTATATGTTTGATGAAGCTCCAAAGCTAACCCTATATACTATTTTACCGCTTCCAATACTTTCTGTTGCTATTTATAAATTAAGTAAAGAAATACACAAACGAAGTACTATAGTTCAACAATACCTTTCAAAACTATCTACTTTTACTCAGGAAACATTTAGTGGTATTTCTGTAATCAAAGCTTATGGTATTGAGCCGTATACAGCTTCAAGTTTCAACACGCTTTCTGAAGCAAGCAAGCAAACCCAATTAAGTTTAGTTAAAGTGCAAGCCTTCTTTTTTCCTATGATGATTTTACTCATTGGCGCTAGTAATTTGTTAGTTATTTATATAGGAGGCAAACAATATATTAATGGTGAAATTGAAAGTTTGGGAACCATAGCAGAATTTATTATTTATGTTAACATGCTTACCTGGCCAGTTGCTACTGTAGGCTGGGTAACTTCTATTGTACAACAAGCAGAAGCTTCACAAAAACGTATCAACGAATTTTTACGACTGGAACCAGAAATTAAAAATACAGTGAATATACACACCAAAATTCATGGAAACATTAAGTTTGACAATGTGTTTTTTACTTATGACGACACCAATATAGAAGCATTAAAAGGTGTCAGTTTTAATATAAACCAAGGTGAAACCTTAGCCATTTTAGGAAAAACAGGTTCAGGAAAATCCACCATTTTAGATTTAATAGGCAGACTTTATGATGTTAATAATGGTTTCATATTTATTGATGAAAAAAAAATTCATCAACTCAATCTATCAGACTTAAGAAATAGTGTGGGCTATGTACCCCAAGAAGCTTTTTTGTTTTCTGACACCATAAAAAACAACATTAAATTTGGAAAAGATAATGCTACAGACCAAGACGTGATGGAAGCAGCAAAAGATGCCCAAGTACATAAAAACATCCTAAAATTCAATAAAAAATACGATACAATTTTGGGAGAAAGAGGCATCACACTTTCTGGAGGTCAAAAGCAACGTATTTCCATTGCACGTGCCATAATTAAAAAACCCGAAATATTGTTGTTTGATGATTGCTTATCTGCTGTTGACACCGAAACAGAAGAAAAAATATTAAAAAATCTAAACAGAATTACTCAAGGAAAAACCACAATCATAGTAAGTCATCGTGTTTCTTCAGCAAAAAATGCAGATAAAATTATTGTTTTGGAAGATGGTAAAATTGTTCAAGAAGGCAACCACAATACACTTATCAATATAGAAGGTTACTACAAACACCTGTATTTAAAACAATTAAGTGAAAACACCGGCTCTAATTAAGTTTCTAATACCGTAAAATTTTATATTATTTTTCACAAAAACTTTAATTAACTAAATGATTTTAAAAGAAACTCGATATTTTGTTGGTTAATCCATGTTTTTTTTAGATTTTTGAGAAGCAAAATGACAATTTTATAAATTTCAATTACGATTATGGGTACACATGACATGATGGAGAAAGAGGAAATTTTTTCTAAAGTATTAAGAGCAGGAAGACGCACATACTTCTTTGATGTTAGAGCTACTAAAGCTGAAGATTATTATCTAACCATTACAGAAAGTAAAAAATTCACTAATGATGACGGCTCTTTTCATTACAAAAAACATAAAATTTACATTTACAAAGAAGACTTTTCAGAATTTAGAGAGATTTTAGCTGAAATGACCGATTATATTATTGAAGAGAAAGGTGATGAAGTTATAAGCGAACGTCATCAAAAAGATTTCAAAAAAGAATACGACGACAATTCTATATCTGCCAAAGTTGATAACTCAAAAACTACTGATAGTTTTACAGACATTGATTTTGACGATATTTAAACTAAACTAAATACCTATGAAAAG is a window from the Pseudalgibacter alginicilyticus genome containing:
- a CDS encoding protein-disulfide reductase DsbD family protein; the encoded protein is MKKATFAFIVIFFCQFYATAQMYNPVKWSASVEKISDTEYHLISTATIEAGSHLYAQSVPDGGPIPTTFSYVVNDDYKLIGNTSEEEGITVDDPVFEMRIKHFDNKAVFVQKVEILNNINTIKASVEFMACDDVRCSPPTEVDLIFNISNTPVDNAMEEQAPVIDDAVTNALLYGLSKNELIKPTSDCGKEVVVVTETKEKSLWGVFALGFLGGLLALLTPCVFPMIPLTVSFFTKKSGQNKGSGVSKALLYGFFIFAVYILLSVPFHLLDSLNPDILNEISTNVWLNIVFFLIFVFFAFSFFGYYELTLPASWTNKTTQGESSGGLIGIFFMALTLAIVSFSCTGPILGSLLAGSLTADGGAWQLTAGMAGFGVSLGLPFALFAMFPNMMNALPKSGGWLNTTKVVLGFLELALAFKFLSNADLVAHWNFLKIEPFLVIWIIIFGGLTLYLFGKIKFPHDSPLKKLSIYRLTTAIIFAVFTAYLISGFRVNNETNTFKPLTLLSGLAPPVGYSILYPNDCPNNLDCFKDLKTGLAYAQKVNKPVMIDFTGLACVNCRKMEEHVWPSQKIDDYLRNDYVLISLYVDDKKELPKEEQIEVNRINGGTRLLENYGHKWAHFQTQYFQTNSQPYYVLLSSDGKQILNQPVGYTPNVDDYADFLECGLSAFEAAKTNQSKELLFNPTHF
- a CDS encoding histidinol-phosphatase HisJ family protein, whose translation is MRKFNEFIWETHGIHAGTEQDHVKHGIDKLEDIIDKAIAARHPSITFVIHSPRLTSFRYIAERETNVKFIRGNKSYLNYPKRIANLRKKYEGRINIKYGVELEWMGPDLGLQWSRSKIFQAEDADYVIGSVHFAPEGLPYDGSKEEALELLKIRGSLEAYWDGYFNEMIQMIESFGNMIQIIGHIDLPKLNVDMPEALVNFETSAHPLANKFRTLLELIADRNLSLDVNMAGKFKGVGVYPVQSILRHANELQIPVCVGTDTHHVRYYGLNFKESLEYIHEAGYESYVSYSKLIPENRTIFDDHELKVKYTVLNKGIELLNQRLDDEHRRIIPDFSFGGSFSEFVDIYKNATSMGDYNAIRIRKWGKSITVTNDIPKPSKNKVNGLFSEHLDRPGVISSLFNTLASEGINVETARLKSNNDGTAMAFLSLESENGNVQSAIDFINGTDAGLFTNLTYKENAELPNYYREGVYLLEMDGVNLNLALSEKVILTKHHNAPGVLLILLSALASKNINIKDLRLGKLNNVGYSAIAVAGDSNIIKNLLTKLGNQYYEANLIEFHSM
- the proB gene encoding glutamate 5-kinase translates to MYKERIVIKVGTNVMTNKDNRILRPVLRELVRQISELYERDIMTILVSSGSVIAGKEVLGKSKIKNDTQRRQVYSAIGQPRMMRHYYNIFNDFGMKCAQVLPTKRDFSPGIHRQNMINCCEGLLQEGVIPIANEDDAVSVTMSMFSDNDELASLIAELINADKLIILTDIDGLYTGHPDAKDSSLVENVDPEENLDKYIKENDKTEGEGRGGMGSKLDYAQKAAAKNIPTYIANGKKDNSILDIFDGTFTGTKVSL
- the proC gene encoding pyrroline-5-carboxylate reductase — protein: MKVLVIGAGNMGLTYAEGMSKSKRLNNENIMVLDKSEEKLKELHQISYFDAFEDFKDCVPQADIIFIAVKPYHSESVFEEIKLFLNPKQIAVSVMAGVTIQTIQEGTGLTKVVRAMPNLPAQIGQGLTSFIATKEVSNDEALIVEDLLNTTGKSIQVTSERFIDASTGISGSGPAYVFYFMQSMMEAATEMGFSKEEGTLLVSQTFKGAVELFNQYNITPKAWMEKVASKGGTTQAALDSMDANNVNKLIQEAAFAAFNRAVELGKK
- a CDS encoding GNAT family N-acetyltransferase, with the translated sequence MIIKTFDAFTRLSINDINRIANFLHENSGEYGDSKSAVKKSLLYAAKEIPGLGGYVFVMEHKSDILGALVINKTGMKEYIPENILVNVAVKKEYRGKGIAKELINYTINYCRGDIALHINKNNPVVKLFKNSGFKPKNIEMVLER
- the yajC gene encoding preprotein translocase subunit YajC, with protein sequence MEELSKFMPFILMFVVVYFFMIAPQMKRAKKEKKFNAELKKGDKIITKSGLHGKILELNDKDGTCVLETMSGKLKFDRSSISMELSSKLNTTVSA
- a CDS encoding DUF1573 domain-containing protein; this encodes MKKVILGFSTLCLVAFTSCKENASKKINETNVAAAAERDANSSKFPVIEFDKVEHDFGEIEAKTAVKTVFKYKNTGEAPLVITDIKSSCGCTVPQDWSREPLAVGESGEFTVEFNGSGANKVSKTITVTANTEKGTETVKITAFVKPDPNTPTATSQVAPAAPGVNSPVQQQVKYSTQPGHEGHNHD
- the nusB gene encoding transcription antitermination factor NusB, giving the protein MQTIYAFKGSESDDLSKDQKFLLFSIDNMYNLYLLLLSLLIEVQKRAEDDLQKKQKKHLATAADKDPNRKFVNNQVFQFIKEDLSLKNAFEKNNINYWDLDGEYVEVIFKAIISSDLYHEYMATRVSDFKEDKDFVVDIFKDIIAPNDKLYDYIEDKNLTWLDDLPTVNTTILKQLRKLKSNPIDNYFVPKLYKDDDDKQFAIQLFRKTLLNTTALNKEIDLKTQNWDSDRIADVDFVLLQMAICELQKFPSIPVKVTMNEYLEIAKEYSTPKSSIFINGILDKLVKEYEADGKLNKVGRGLM
- a CDS encoding ABC transporter ATP-binding protein, translated to MKELQHLNKYFLKYKKHLLIGIVITIIARIFLLFTPRYIKKIFEVVEKHQKGLGESSIQSELIEIILYIVGAAIIAGIFTFLMRQTIINVSRYIEYDLKNEIYNQYQKLSLNFYKKNRTGDLMNRISEDVGRVRMYAGPAIMYSINTITLFVIALIYMFDEAPKLTLYTILPLPILSVAIYKLSKEIHKRSTIVQQYLSKLSTFTQETFSGISVIKAYGIEPYTASSFNTLSEASKQTQLSLVKVQAFFFPMMILLIGASNLLVIYIGGKQYINGEIESLGTIAEFIIYVNMLTWPVATVGWVTSIVQQAEASQKRINEFLRLEPEIKNTVNIHTKIHGNIKFDNVFFTYDDTNIEALKGVSFNINQGETLAILGKTGSGKSTILDLIGRLYDVNNGFIFIDEKKIHQLNLSDLRNSVGYVPQEAFLFSDTIKNNIKFGKDNATDQDVMEAAKDAQVHKNILKFNKKYDTILGERGITLSGGQKQRISIARAIIKKPEILLFDDCLSAVDTETEEKILKNLNRITQGKTTIIVSHRVSSAKNADKIIVLEDGKIVQEGNHNTLINIEGYYKHLYLKQLSENTGSN
- a CDS encoding PUR family DNA/RNA-binding protein; translated protein: MGTHDMMEKEEIFSKVLRAGRRTYFFDVRATKAEDYYLTITESKKFTNDDGSFHYKKHKIYIYKEDFSEFREILAEMTDYIIEEKGDEVISERHQKDFKKEYDDNSISAKVDNSKTTDSFTDIDFDDI